In a single window of the Vitis vinifera cultivar Pinot Noir 40024 chromosome 6, ASM3070453v1 genome:
- the LOC100233064 gene encoding MLO-like protein 3, with translation MAAGDGVSRSLQETPSWALATVCFIFISLSIFIEHLIHLLANWLRRHKKTALLEAVEKLKSVLMLLGFMSLILAVTQKFISKICIPNNAAYTMLPCRKIIKIKTTKALGHMQIWTHTFQNWLSSESSVSQERRSAAQSSESSDYCSSKDMTSLISPEGMNQLSIFIFVLAVMQIVYSVLTMALGRAKMRRWKAWEKETQTIEYQAANDPNRFRYTRQTTFGRRHMTNCTETPLHLWTKCFFRQFFHSVAKVDYLTLRHGFIAAHLSINNKTFNFQKYIQRSLEDDFKVVVGISPVMWFIVVIFILLDVHGWHAYLSLSFLPLLIVLVLGTKLEVIVARMALKLKDKNSTIKGTPLVQPNDDLFWFSHPKFVLTLLHLTLFMNAFELAFFVWVTLTFGLKSCYHERIETIIIRVVLAVTVQVLCSYITLPLYALVTQMGTNFKSAVLEEQTANVIRQWHATVKQKRKKQKDHSQSLHDYSTTTWGSSRTSPHDLSPHRRSPNFSTEITAIGTESEIIPDHQQEIVVQDEHTPADHTVSSIAVQIEMPEISISRT, from the exons ATGGCTGCTGGAGATGGAGTTTCTCGCTCTTTGCAGGAAACGCCCTCTTGGGCTCTGGCGACTGTTTGCTTCATCTTCATCTCCCTCTCTATTTTTATTGAACACTTGATCCATCTCCTTGCCAAC TGGCTCCGGCGGCATAAAAAGACTGCCTTGTTAGAGGCTGTGGAGAAGCTCAAATCAG TGCTTATGCTCTTGGGGTTCATGTCCCTAATATTAGCAGTAACCCAAAAgtttatttccaaaatatgCATACCCAATAACGCGGCATACACCATGCTCCCATgtcgaaaaatcataaaaatcaaaaccacAAAGGCTCTAGGACATATGCAGATTTGGACCCACACATTTCAAAACTGGTTATCCTCAGAAAGTAGTGTGTCTCAAGAAAGAAGATCGGCAGCCCAAAGCAGTGAATCTTCTGATTATTGCAGTTCCAAG GATATGACTTCTCTTATATCACCAGAAGGGATGAATCAGCTCAGTATCTTCATCTTTGTCTTAGCAGTTATGCAGATTGTATACAGTGTTCTCACAATGGCTTTAGGAAGGGCCAAg ATGAGGAGATGGAAAGCTTGGGAGAAAGAAACTCAAACGATAGAGTACCAGGCTGCTAATG ATCCTAATCGGTTTAGATATACAAGACAAACGACGTTTGGGCGTAGGCACATGACTAATTGCACTGAAACACCACTTCATTTATGGAcg AAATGTTTCTTCAGGCAATTCTTCCATTCTGTGGCAAAGGTTGACTACCTCACTCTTCGCCATGGCTTCATTGCG GCCCATCTGTCAATAAATAACAAGACTTTCAATTTCCAGAAGTACATACAACGGTCCTTGGAGGATGATTTCAAGGTTGTAGTAGGCATCAG CCCTGTGATGTGGTTTATAGTTGTAATCTTCATCCTCCTTGACGTTCATG GTTGGCATGCATACTTGTCACTTTCATTTCTCCCACTACTT ATAGTGCTAGTTCTTGGAACCAAACTTGAAGTGATTGTTGCAAGAATGGCTCTGAAACTCAAAGATAAGAACAGTACAATCAAAGGAACGCCTCTGGTTCAGCCCAATGACGACCTCTTCTGGTTCAGTCACCCCAAGTTTGTCTTGACCCTTCTACATTTGACCCTATTTATG aATGCATTTGAGCTTGCTTTCTTTGTTTGGGTCACG TTGACATTTGGGTTAAAGTCTTGTTACCATGAAAGGATAGAGACCATCATCATTAGGGTGGTTCTAGC GGTGACAGTTCAAGTCCTTTGCAGTTACATCACCCTTCCTCTCTATGCTCTTGTAACACAG ATGGGTACAAATTTTAAGAGTGCCGTGCTAGAAGAGCAAACAGCTAATGTCATAAGGCAATGGCATGCCACAGTGAagcaaaagaggaaaaaacaaaaagatcatTCACAGTCTCTTCACGATTATTCAACTACTACATGGGGCAGTAGCAGAACCAGTCCCCATGATCTCTCTCCTCATCGTCGATCACCAAACTTCAGTACTGAAATCACAGCTATTGGCACTGAAAGCGAAATCATACCAGACCATCAACAAGAAATAGTTGTCCAAGATGAACATACCCCAGCTGATCATACAGTTTCATCCATTGCAGTACAAATAGAAATGCCAGAGATTTCTATATCCCGAACTTAA
- the LOC100246731 gene encoding uncharacterized protein LOC100246731 isoform X2 encodes MDLHSTQFAGKVQSLKSRTAGKNVREEKNNSKDPPIAREKRAFGTSRSTNIPAKTETEKPAIKPTTGATQKQSKSSRATAEEKKLPEKNKARLKKNSVCFQEKVAESPAKQHADGPRTPAAKPKVSTPYHTAENCSKCRFDRLETATYWLAQIKLSESVGKHFVSAAFFRLALESDSEHSE; translated from the exons ATGGACCTTCATTCCACCCAATTTGCAG GTAAAGTTCAGTCCTTGAAATCCAGAACTGCTGGGAAAAATGTCAGAGAAGAGAAAAACAATTCCAAGGATCCCCCAATTGCCAG GGAAAAGCGAGCTTTTGGCACAAGTCGAAGCACAAACATTCCTGCGAAGACTGAAACTGAGAAGCCTGCGATAAAACCCACAACCGGGGCCACCCAAAAACAGTCAAAATCGTCCCGCGCCACCGCAGAAGAGAAGAAACTACCTGAGAAAAATAAAGCGAGATTGAAGAAAAACAGTGTATGCTTTCAAGAGAAAGTTGCGGAAAGCCCTGCAAAGCAGCATGCTGATGGGCCTCGAACTCCGGCGGCCAAGCCCAAAGTTAGCACGCCGTATCATACAGCAGAGAATTGCAGCAAATGCCGGTTCGACAGGCTCGAAACGGCGACATATTGGCTGGCCCAGATCAAGTTGTCGGAATCTGTAGGGAAGCATTTCGTGTCAGCAGCGTTTTTTCGACTTGCCCTGGAGT CCGATTCGGAACATTCGGAATGA
- the LOC100246731 gene encoding uncharacterized protein LOC100246731 isoform X1 gives MDLHSTQFAGKVQSLKSRTAGKNVREEKNNSKDPPIAREKRAFGTSRSTNIPAKTETEKPAIKPTTGATQKQSKSSRATAEEKKLPEKNKARLKKNSVCFQEKVAESPAKQHADGPRTPAAKPKVSTPYHTAENCSKCRFDRLETATYWLAQIKLSESVGKHFVSAAFFRLALECKAEPIRNIRNELKRYLGRHGHLLGSNEWKDVNESYGLIENESSNVEQLHQELKHQLEEGKKSEE, from the exons ATGGACCTTCATTCCACCCAATTTGCAG GTAAAGTTCAGTCCTTGAAATCCAGAACTGCTGGGAAAAATGTCAGAGAAGAGAAAAACAATTCCAAGGATCCCCCAATTGCCAG GGAAAAGCGAGCTTTTGGCACAAGTCGAAGCACAAACATTCCTGCGAAGACTGAAACTGAGAAGCCTGCGATAAAACCCACAACCGGGGCCACCCAAAAACAGTCAAAATCGTCCCGCGCCACCGCAGAAGAGAAGAAACTACCTGAGAAAAATAAAGCGAGATTGAAGAAAAACAGTGTATGCTTTCAAGAGAAAGTTGCGGAAAGCCCTGCAAAGCAGCATGCTGATGGGCCTCGAACTCCGGCGGCCAAGCCCAAAGTTAGCACGCCGTATCATACAGCAGAGAATTGCAGCAAATGCCGGTTCGACAGGCTCGAAACGGCGACATATTGGCTGGCCCAGATCAAGTTGTCGGAATCTGTAGGGAAGCATTTCGTGTCAGCAGCGTTTTTTCGACTTGCCCTGGAGTGTAAGGCAGag CCGATTCGGAACATTCGGAATGAACTAAAAAGATATTTGGGGCGGCATGGCCACCTACTGGGCTCGAATGAGTGGAAAGATGTCAATGAGAGCTACGGATTGATCGAGAATGAAAGCAGTAATGTTGAGCAACTACACCAGGAACTGAAGCATCAGCTTGAAGAAGGGAAAAAATCTGAAGAGTAA